Proteins encoded in a region of the Populus nigra chromosome 3, ddPopNigr1.1, whole genome shotgun sequence genome:
- the LOC133688188 gene encoding uncharacterized protein LOC133688188 gives MASESSHNQQHNKGEYQSSESTHHVPPSASHDLNPGAGCPPAMGYPPSMDYPPPPPGQYPGYPPPGYYPYAQAPPAAAYYNATVHQQQGYERSSGFSRCFLTTIIFLTLLIFTSSIIMWLVLRPQLPVFHVDNFSVSNLNATLPTFTANWEANLTVRNPNTRLKTEFSELQNFVFYKEDYLLASAITSRPFSLETKTSGVINAKLSGNNKDNLVENWVVDKLAKERSNGSVSFNFRMLVWTTFRSGLWWKRHLSMKVMCEDIQVTFVGASGDGNIAANGLRDCLVFV, from the coding sequence ATGGCTTCTGAATCCAGTCACAATCAACAACACAACAAAGGAGAATATCAATCATCCGAAAGCACCCATCATGTTCCACCTTCAGCAAGCCATGATCTTAATCCAGGGGCAGGATGTCCTCCAGCTATGGGTTATCCTCCTTCAATGGActatccaccaccaccaccagggCAATATCCAGGTTATCCACCGCCAGGTTATTATCCCTATGCACAAGCACCACCTGCAGCAGCCTATTATAACGCAACAGTACATCAACAACAAGGATATGAAAGGTCATCAGGTTTCTCACGATGCTTCCTTACAACAATAATATTCTTGACGTTGTTAATATTTACGTCAAGCATCATTATGTGGCTTGTATTGCGCCCTCAACTTCCTGTTTTTCACGTTGACAACTTCTCGGTATCGAATCTTAATGCCACCTTGCCTACCTTCACGGCTAATTGGGAAGCGAATTTAACAGTTCGAAATCCGAATACCAGGTTGAAAACAGAATTTAGTGAATTacaaaactttgtgttttacaAAGAAGATTATCTTCTTGCTTCAGCTATAACTTCCCGGCCTTTCTCCCTGGAAACAAAGACGAGCGGTGTAATAAATGCCAAGCTATCAGGGAATAACAAGGATAACTTGGTGGAGAACTGGGTGGTGGATAAATTGGCCAAGGAAAGGAGCAATGGATCAGTGAGTTTCAATTTCAGGATGCTGGTTTGGACTACGTTTAGATCAGGTTTATGGTGGAAAAGGCATTTAAGCATGAAAGTTATGTGTGAGGATATTCAGGTTACTTTTGTGGGTGCTTCAGGTGATGGGAATATTGCAGCCAATGGACTTAGGGACTGCTTAGTTTTTGTCTAG